In Sesamum indicum cultivar Zhongzhi No. 13 unplaced genomic scaffold, S_indicum_v1.0 scaffold00120, whole genome shotgun sequence, a single window of DNA contains:
- the LOC105179062 gene encoding heavy metal-associated isoprenylated plant protein 43-like: MVQKTVLKVDISCEKCKKKILKAVSGIPGVDKVEIDGAKGTLSVTGDADPYEIIVKTRKAGKFGQVVSIGPPPPPPQKQDVQEKKKPEAKKPQEKKDQAHDTHTPFTANPIYDRIPVIPMTRWEEPNPHCSIL; this comes from the exons ATGGTACAAAAGACTGTGTTGAAAGTAGACATATCATGCGAAAAATGCAAGAAGAAGATCCTCAAGGCCGTATCAGGAATCCCAG GGGTGGATAAAGTAGAAATTGATGGGGCAAAGGGAACTCTGAGCGTGACGGGTGATGCTGATCCATATGAAATAATAGTGAAAACAAGGAAAGCTGGAAAATTTGGTCAAGTTGTGAGTATTGGGCCACCTCCTCCTCCCCCTCAAAAACAGGACGTCCAGGAGAAGAAAAAGCCTGAAGCAAAAAAAccccaagaaaagaaagaccAGGCACATGACACTCATACGCCTTTCACCGCCAACCCAATTTATGACAGAATTCCTGTTATTCCTATGACCCGCTGGGAAGAGCCAAACCCACACTGCTCCATCTTGTGA
- the LOC105179077 gene encoding uncharacterized protein LOC105179077: protein MVMSWILNSLSKDIVESFLYAASARDLWLELESRFGENSGPLLYQIQREIASISQENMSVAVYFTKLKRLWDELTSFNPLPSCNCGASKMSERIASNELMQFMMGLSDIYDHVRNQVLLMDPLPTVGKAYSMVQRVEKQREIHSGVTVIDKEGVMTVQTGEAREGSLTDDPPRKETLWIKECCIVSIARKLDTQRTHALKLMGPQNGISFL from the coding sequence ATGGTGATGTCCTGGATTCTGAATTCCTTATCAAAGGACATAGTTGAGTCATTTCTCTATGCTGCTTCTGCCAGGGACCTGTGGCTCGAATTAGAATCAAGATTTGGGGAAAACAGTGGCCCCTTGTTGTACCAGATTCAGAGAGAAATAGCTTCAATCTCGCAAGAAAATATGTCCGTTGCAGTATACTTTACAAAGCTAAAGAGATTATGGGACGAGTTGACGAGCTTTAATCCTTTACCTTCGTGCAATTGTGGAGCGAGCAAGATGTCTGAGCGAATCGCATCAAACGAGTTGATGCAATTCATGATGGGACTAAGTGACATATATGATCATGTTAGGAATCAGGTGCTCTTGATGGATCCACTTCCCACCGTGGGGAAGGCATACTCCATGGTACAACGAGTGGAGAAGCAGAGGGAGATACATTCTGGCGTAACTGTCATTGACAAGGAGGGTGTTATGACAGTGCAAACTGGAGAGGCAAGAGAGGGATCTTTGACAGATGACCCCCCAAGAAAGGAAACTTTGTGGATAAAAGAATGCTGCATTGTGAGCATTGCAAGAAAACTGGACACACAAAGGACACATGCTTTGAAATTAATGGGTCCCCAGAATGGTATAAGCTTCTTATAA
- the LOC105179063 gene encoding salicylate carboxymethyltransferase, with translation MEVVRVLHMNGGVGESSYALNSLVQKKVLSMTKPITEAAITQLIMCSSSMAKTFCMAELGCSSGPNTLFVAMEFVKIVSQLCRKHGHDQLPEFQIHLNDLPGNDFNSIFKSLAHSFHAQLLQEMGAAGVGGSAPYCFLSGVPGSFYGRLFAAKSLHFVHSSYSLMWLSKVPERLEMNKENIYIASTSPASVINAYYEQFQRDFSTFLRCRSEEVVGGGKMVLTLLGRKSDSASSKECCYIWELLTLSLKEMVSQGLIEEEKLSSFNIPQYTPSLSEVKTEVEKEGSFSINSLEASEIRWAACGTSGFYAPEYSKKGDDGYNVAKCMRSVAEPLLVEQFGELVIDKLFENYRNILSDRMSKEDTKFINVTVSMTRKE, from the exons ATGGAAGTAGTGCGAGTGCTTCACATGAATGGAGGGGTAGGAGAATCCAGTTATGCTTTGAACTCTTTAGTTCAG AAAAAGGTGCTATCCATGACAAAGCCAATAACAGAAGCAGCAATAACCCAACTGATCATGTGCAGCAGCAGCATGGCCAAGACCTTCTGTATGGCAGAGTTGGGCTGTTCCTCTGGCCCGAACACTTTGTTTGTGGCGATGGAGTTTGTGAAAATTGTGAGCCAATTATGCCGCAAACACGGCCATGATCAGTTGCCTGAATTTCAGATACACTTGAATGACCTCCCAGGAAACGATTTCAACTCCATTTTCAAGTCCTTAGCCCACAGTTTCCATGCGCAACTGTTACAGGAAATGGGAGCAGCTGGAGTTGGAGGATCTGCACCATATTGTTTTTTATCCGGGGTTCCTGGCTCCTTTTACGGCAGGCTTTTTGCGGCAAAATCTCTACATTTTGTTCATTCTTCTTACAGCCTAATGTGGCTGTCCAAG GTCCCTGAAAGGTTGGAaatgaacaaagaaaatatatacatagcAAGCACAAGTCCAGCGAGTGTGATTAATGCATATTATGAGCAATTTCAAAGAGATTTCTCTACTTTTCTGAGATGTCGTTCGGAGGAAGTAGTGGGTGGTGGAAAAATGGTGTTAACTCTTTTGGGGAGGAAAAGTGACAGTGCTTCTAGCAAGGAGTGCTGCTATATTTGGGAGCTGTTGACCCTCTCACTCAAGGAAATGGTATCCCAG GGACTAATAGAAGAAGAGAAGTTAAGTTCATTCAACATCCCTCAGTACACACCGTCGCTTTCAGAAGTGAAGACAGAAGTGGAAAAGGAAGGGTCCTTCAGTATCAACAGCCTGGAGGCCTCAGAAATCAGATGGGCTGCTTGTGGGACAAGTGGGTTCTATGCCCCGGAATATTCCAAAAAAGGCGACGATGGGTACAATGTGGCCAAATGCATGAGATCCGTGGCGGAACCTTTGTTGGTGGAGCAATTTGGTGAATTggtaattgataaattatttgagaattACAGAAATATTCTGTCTGATCGCATGTCCAAAGAGGataccaaatttattaatgtcACTGTTTCTATGACGAGGAAAGAATGA
- the LOC105179064 gene encoding uncharacterized protein LOC105179064 isoform X1, whose amino-acid sequence MDSSLRYNRRRSGYEPSDTETDWHDSPRREDSGYDENRSKSPLTSVSRLQSDMLKTSPAPWRHSNSPHRPRAENGNVPPLHNYEFRRNVSPLSRRTYSDIRTSVSPFLMSERRTSSDNNNTGNACPFSQSERRTNSANNRENMSPFTISERRRHVSPYKTSGEGHRLVYGQANHDLSRGAERSTYRRAASAPRARLRERGHHFSNDQGDRKKQDRTQEERDASHKHGPSVGEINEMVANTTFSRGLNGHVLNFDSTDSIPRGDIFFSRDYNATFKNVVFPSNGTTDPRAFLPKPPGFVDKSPGLHQGNKLNASFSHNSRPMSQTTTNSSSVISRRSSNVSDSSSRTSAGTRKFIENRRKNQSDAWFSCIKRGSCRKSHKSPEKDRPLDEASFIGKAIVVESLRPLWADKHQPASLAGFTCHKQEAQLLQQLVSNEIFPHVLLKGPPGTGKKALTMALLREIYGDPVWNISHELRYFHILESRPVQVVVPVSSSPHHVELNVYLEPKAAYALTSLVKQISSEHAVTPEMSAAPRTADYKVLVLYDVDKAAENIQHLTKWIMDCYSDSCKLILCCEDDVDILESVKSRCKVIKVEAPVTHEIMEVLIQIAKKEDFELSMSFAAKIAIKSKQNLRRAIMALEACKAHNYPFAEDQPIPLGWEEALVELAADILADPLPKRLFIIRGKIQKLLADFVHPRLILLKLVEQFLRGVEASLKRELYYWYAYYDKRLPTGTSALLKLEEFVAKFMSIYRKSSSNRQLS is encoded by the exons ATGGACAGCTCGTTGCGGTACAACAGAAGAAGAAGCGGGTATGAGCCATCAGATACAGAGACGGATTGGCACGACAGTCCGAGGCGTGAGGATAGCGGCTATGACGAAAACAGGAGCAAGAGTCCTCTAACTAGCGTCAGCAGGCTGCAATCTGATATGCTTAAAACGAGTCCTGCTCCATGGAGACATAGCAACTCTCCACATAGACCTCGTGCAGAGAACGGTAACGTTCCTCCACTACATAATTACGAGTTTCGCAGAAATGTAAGCCCTCTTTCCCGTAGAACCTATTCTGATATTCGTACAAGTGTTAGCCCATTTTTGATGTCTGAACGGAGGACTAGTTCTGACAATAATAATACTGGAAATGCCTGTCCATTTTCGCAATCTGAGCGCAGAACTAATTCTGCTAACAATAGAGAAAATATGAGTCCCTTTACAATATCTGAGCGCAGGAGACATGTTTCTCCATACAAAACTTCAGGAGAGGGCCATCGCTTGGTTTATGGGCAGGCAAATCACGATTTGAGTAGGGGGGCAGAGAGATCAACTTATAGGAGAGCAGCTTCCGCTCCTAGAGCCAGGTTGAGAGAAAGAGGCCACCATTTCAGCAATGATCAAGGTGACCGAAAGAAACAAGATAGAACCCAAGAGGAGAGGGATGCTTCTCATAAACATGGCCCTTCAGTGGGTGAAATCAATGAAATGGTTGCAAATACTACATTTTCTAGAGGGTTGAATGGCCATGTTCTCAACTTTGATAGCACTGATTCCATTCCTCGTGGggacattttcttttcaaggGACTATAATGCCACCTTTAAGAATGTTGTCTTTCCCAGCAATGGTACTACAGATCCAAGAGCATTTCTCCCTAAGCCGCCTGGTTTTGTTGATAAAAGTCCTGGTTTACATCAGGGCAACAAGTTGAATGCGAGCTTCAGTCACAACAGTCGGCCAATGTCACAAACAACTACGAACTCTAGTTCTGTGATCAGCAGGCGTAGTAGTAATGTAAGTGACTCTAGTAGTAGGACAAGCGCAGGTacaagaaaattcatagagaACAGAAGAAAGAACCAGTCAGATGCATGGTTTTCTTGCATCAAGAGAGGATCTTGCAGGAAATCTCATAAATCTCCAGAAAAAGATAGGCCTCTTGATGAAGCTTCATTTATCGGGAAGGCAATTGTAGTTGAGAGCTTAAGACCACTTTGGGCTGATAAACATCAACCTGCTTCATTGGCCGGATTCACTTGCCACAAGCAAGAAGCTCAGCTTCTTCAGCAACTT GTGAGCAATGAGATCTTTCCACACGTCTTGCTGAAAGGACCGCCTGGTACTGGTAAGAAGGCACTGACAATGGCTCTTCTCCGTGAGATATATGGGGATCCTGTTTGGAAT ATATCTCATGAGTTACGATACTTTCACATTCTG GAATCCAGGCCCGTACAAGTAGTTGTTCCTGTAAGCTCAAGTCCTCACCATGTGGAACTGAATGTTTATTTAGAGCCTAAAGCAGCATATGCATTAACATCTTTAGTCAAACAAATAAGCAGTGAGCATGCAGTCACACCTGAAATGAGTGCAGCTCCTAGAACGGCAGATTATAAAG TATTGGTTCTCTATGACGTTGATAAAGCCGCAGAGAACATACAACACCTGACAAAGTGGATCATGGACTGTTACTCAGATTCTTGCAAACTTATCCTCTGCTGTGAAGATGATGTAGACATACTTGAATCTGTGAAGAGCCGCTGCAAAGTTATTAAGGTTGAAGCTCCAGTAACTCATGAA ATAATGGAGGTTCTTATCCAAATAGCCAAAAAGGAAGATTTTGAACTATCCATGAGCTTTGCTGCTAAGATTGCAATCAAATCAAAGCAAAATCTAAGAAGAGCAATCATGGCACTTGAAGCCTGCAAAGCACACAA CTATCCTTTTGCGGAGGACCAACCTATTCCACTAGGATGGGAAGAAGCTCTTGTGGAACTAGCTGCAGATATTTTAGCAGATCCATTGCCAAAGAG ATTATTTATCATTCGGGGGAAGATTCAAAAACTTCTGGCGGATTTTGTTCATCCTAGACTAATTCTCTTG AAGCTCGTCGAACAATTCCTTCGAGGAGTTGAGGCTAGTTTGAAAAGGGAACTTTACTATTGGTATGCTTACTAT GACAAGAGACTCCCAACTGGAACAAGTGCCTTACTAAAGTTAGAAG AGTTTGTGGCCAAGTTTATGAGCATATATAGGAAGAGTTCCTCCAATCGGCAACTATCATAG
- the LOC105179064 gene encoding uncharacterized protein LOC105179064 isoform X2 — protein MDSSLRYNRRRSGYEPSDTETDWHDSPRREDSGYDENRSKSPLTSVSRLQSDMLKTSPAPWRHSNSPHRPRAENGNVPPLHNYEFRRNVSPLSRRTYSDIRTSVSPFLMSERRTSSDNNNTGNACPFSQSERRTNSANNRENMSPFTISERRRHVSPYKTSGEGHRLVYGQANHDLSRGAERSTYRRAASAPRARLRERGHHFSNDQGDRKKQDRTQEERDASHKHGPSVGEINEMVANTTFSRGLNGHVLNFDSTDSIPRGDIFFSRDYNATFKNVVFPSNGTTDPRAFLPKPPGFVDKSPGLHQGNKLNASFSHNSRPMSQTTTNSSSVISRRSSNVSDSSSRTSAGTRKFIENRRKNQSDAWFSCIKRGSCRKSHKSPEKDRPLDEASFIGKAIVVESLRPLWADKHQPASLAGFTCHKQEAQLLQQLVSNEIFPHVLLKGPPGTGKKALTMALLREIYGDPVWNISHELRYFHILESRPVQVVVPVSSSPHHVELNVYLEPKAAYALTSLVKQISSEHAVTPEMSAAPRTADYKVLVLYDVDKAAENIQHLTKWIMDCYSDSCKLILCCEDDVDILESVKSRCKVIKVEAPVTHEIMEVLIQIAKKEDFELSMSFAAKIAIKSKQNLRRAIMALEACKAHNYPFAEDQPIPLGWEEALVELAADILADPLPKRLFIIRGKIQKLLADFVHPRLILLKLVEQFLRGVEASLKRELYYWTRDSQLEQVPY, from the exons ATGGACAGCTCGTTGCGGTACAACAGAAGAAGAAGCGGGTATGAGCCATCAGATACAGAGACGGATTGGCACGACAGTCCGAGGCGTGAGGATAGCGGCTATGACGAAAACAGGAGCAAGAGTCCTCTAACTAGCGTCAGCAGGCTGCAATCTGATATGCTTAAAACGAGTCCTGCTCCATGGAGACATAGCAACTCTCCACATAGACCTCGTGCAGAGAACGGTAACGTTCCTCCACTACATAATTACGAGTTTCGCAGAAATGTAAGCCCTCTTTCCCGTAGAACCTATTCTGATATTCGTACAAGTGTTAGCCCATTTTTGATGTCTGAACGGAGGACTAGTTCTGACAATAATAATACTGGAAATGCCTGTCCATTTTCGCAATCTGAGCGCAGAACTAATTCTGCTAACAATAGAGAAAATATGAGTCCCTTTACAATATCTGAGCGCAGGAGACATGTTTCTCCATACAAAACTTCAGGAGAGGGCCATCGCTTGGTTTATGGGCAGGCAAATCACGATTTGAGTAGGGGGGCAGAGAGATCAACTTATAGGAGAGCAGCTTCCGCTCCTAGAGCCAGGTTGAGAGAAAGAGGCCACCATTTCAGCAATGATCAAGGTGACCGAAAGAAACAAGATAGAACCCAAGAGGAGAGGGATGCTTCTCATAAACATGGCCCTTCAGTGGGTGAAATCAATGAAATGGTTGCAAATACTACATTTTCTAGAGGGTTGAATGGCCATGTTCTCAACTTTGATAGCACTGATTCCATTCCTCGTGGggacattttcttttcaaggGACTATAATGCCACCTTTAAGAATGTTGTCTTTCCCAGCAATGGTACTACAGATCCAAGAGCATTTCTCCCTAAGCCGCCTGGTTTTGTTGATAAAAGTCCTGGTTTACATCAGGGCAACAAGTTGAATGCGAGCTTCAGTCACAACAGTCGGCCAATGTCACAAACAACTACGAACTCTAGTTCTGTGATCAGCAGGCGTAGTAGTAATGTAAGTGACTCTAGTAGTAGGACAAGCGCAGGTacaagaaaattcatagagaACAGAAGAAAGAACCAGTCAGATGCATGGTTTTCTTGCATCAAGAGAGGATCTTGCAGGAAATCTCATAAATCTCCAGAAAAAGATAGGCCTCTTGATGAAGCTTCATTTATCGGGAAGGCAATTGTAGTTGAGAGCTTAAGACCACTTTGGGCTGATAAACATCAACCTGCTTCATTGGCCGGATTCACTTGCCACAAGCAAGAAGCTCAGCTTCTTCAGCAACTT GTGAGCAATGAGATCTTTCCACACGTCTTGCTGAAAGGACCGCCTGGTACTGGTAAGAAGGCACTGACAATGGCTCTTCTCCGTGAGATATATGGGGATCCTGTTTGGAAT ATATCTCATGAGTTACGATACTTTCACATTCTG GAATCCAGGCCCGTACAAGTAGTTGTTCCTGTAAGCTCAAGTCCTCACCATGTGGAACTGAATGTTTATTTAGAGCCTAAAGCAGCATATGCATTAACATCTTTAGTCAAACAAATAAGCAGTGAGCATGCAGTCACACCTGAAATGAGTGCAGCTCCTAGAACGGCAGATTATAAAG TATTGGTTCTCTATGACGTTGATAAAGCCGCAGAGAACATACAACACCTGACAAAGTGGATCATGGACTGTTACTCAGATTCTTGCAAACTTATCCTCTGCTGTGAAGATGATGTAGACATACTTGAATCTGTGAAGAGCCGCTGCAAAGTTATTAAGGTTGAAGCTCCAGTAACTCATGAA ATAATGGAGGTTCTTATCCAAATAGCCAAAAAGGAAGATTTTGAACTATCCATGAGCTTTGCTGCTAAGATTGCAATCAAATCAAAGCAAAATCTAAGAAGAGCAATCATGGCACTTGAAGCCTGCAAAGCACACAA CTATCCTTTTGCGGAGGACCAACCTATTCCACTAGGATGGGAAGAAGCTCTTGTGGAACTAGCTGCAGATATTTTAGCAGATCCATTGCCAAAGAG ATTATTTATCATTCGGGGGAAGATTCAAAAACTTCTGGCGGATTTTGTTCATCCTAGACTAATTCTCTTG AAGCTCGTCGAACAATTCCTTCGAGGAGTTGAGGCTAGTTTGAAAAGGGAACTTTACTATTG GACAAGAGACTCCCAACTGGAACAAGTGCCTTACTAA